The following are from one region of the Candidatus Firestonebacteria bacterium RIFOXYD2_FULL_39_29 genome:
- a CDS encoding 50S ribosomal protein L34, which yields MVKRTFQPHKRKRKRTHGFLKKMRRVGGKRTLSRRRAKGRKSLINK from the coding sequence ATGGTTAAAAGAACATTTCAACCGCACAAGAGAAAAAGAAAGAGAACGCACGGCTTCTTAAAAAAAATGAGAAGAGTGGGAGGAAAGAGAACACTTTCCCGACGCAGAGCAAAGGGAAGAAAAAGCTTGATCAATAAGTAA